TGGATAAAATTGCTCTCTGGTACCCACGAAAATCGTGACATTCTTTAAACCTGACAGATCACCATATAGCGGGCTTACCTGATAGTTTTTCGGTTCTGAATCTGCCGCCCAATATTTTCCATAAACAATCAAGGATTTTCGATCCAGCATAGGGTCAATATCTTGATATTTCTCAATATCAGGATTGGACATTGTCACATCTACCCAAGGAGAAAGCAAAACCAAAGCATCTGGTTGTGAAATGTTTTTTTCCTTGAATGTTTCACTTAAGCCCAATGCCAATCCTTCTCCAGCTGAGTCGCCCATCAATACTACTTTTCTAGTTTTTTTGTCAGACAACAATGATCGATATAATGCATCCAAAAGGTGATATGACTCTTTATATGTGGCAAAAGGTGCCAATGGGTAGATGGGAACAACAATTTTTGCATTTGTAGTTTTTGCGACTTTATTTAACATTTGCCAATGTTGAATGAGCGGTTGATTCACATAACCTCCACCATGAATATATAGAATTA
This window of the Clostridium kluyveri DSM 555 genome carries:
- a CDS encoding alpha/beta hydrolase fold domain-containing protein; the encoded protein is MKRVWKKILILLGVIVVLMLGLTVYSHVRYDRSVSSTIVKRILWTMKDVKTTKQAETELLKKKKAGEKPYRIDSGMKFDVPLNKSDFMGMDCYSLNEKKNTGTVILYIHGGGYVNQPLIQHWQMLNKVAKTTNAKIVVPIYPLAPFATYKESYHLLDALYRSLLSDKKTRKVVLMGDSAGEGLALGLSETFKEKNISQPDALVLLSPWVDVTMSNPDIEKYQDIDPMLDRKSLIVYGKYWAADSEPKNYQVSPLYGDLSGLKNVTIFVGTREQFYPDIMKLDHKLKEAGVKTTLYKGIGQNHVYPCIPTSEGRNAVKTIETLIQKF